One Pseudonocardia sediminis DNA window includes the following coding sequences:
- a CDS encoding HNH endonuclease — protein MDRFAGRCGLCDRGIDEDLKHPDPMSFSVDHIIPLARGGEHTYANTQPAHLRCNLSKGVRTSVDVA, from the coding sequence ATGGACCGCTTCGCAGGCCGCTGTGGTCTCTGTGACAGGGGGATCGATGAGGACCTGAAGCATCCCGACCCGATGTCGTTCTCGGTCGATCACATTATTCCACTTGCTCGCGGCGGTGAGCATACCTACGCGAATACGCAACCAGCACACTTGCGCTGCAATTTGTCTAAAGGCGTCAGGACGTCTGTAGACGTGGCGTAG